Genomic window (Centroberyx gerrardi isolate f3 chromosome 9, fCenGer3.hap1.cur.20231027, whole genome shotgun sequence):
ACTCTATGTTTGTTCCAATCCACAAATCTATAGAACCTTCCTTGATAGAAAGGTACCAGAAACATAATGTTTGTAATAAGCACAACTTATAGAAAATCACCAGATCGCCATATCactcttcttttattttattattaataggCTTTAGACTAAAGAATATTGATATGGAGGACTGGTGTGCAGGCTTGTACTGATAAAGCAGACATGCAGCACATCATGCACACAGTATCATGACATTAGAAAGGCATACTTACATGCTGGTCTTGAGCAATCCCTTGTGTTGTGATAAAGTCTATGAAAGTGTGTTCTGCACTCCGATGAGAACTTGACTGGTCCTGcttaatagaaaaaaaggtcTCATCAGGACAGGTACAAAGATTTCACAGGCTCCATTATTTCCTTTGATGCACTTTGGCTACACACTCACTGAGGGTTTAGGCATGGCTACCTAATCCCACGGTGAATGAAGTGAtcaaaagagagaaatgcaaGCTACCAAGTGAAAGTGTTAAATGCACTATAACAGAGTACATGGATAAGGAATCAGGGTTCAACTGGTCTTTACTACACAGACAAACTGAGTCTTCAGTACTAATCACCCCCAAGTGTTTCTGCACCAACAACAAGCTTCCAGATTTTCACACCAATAATGAACTCTGCTCAAAGGTCCTGAGACAAATAATCAGCTTAACCTCACATTGCCTTCAACTTTATTCTGTCAGCTTCAGACCATGTGCTGCGTTTCTCTGCACTGTTGGCCTACAGCTAAGACATGGCAACCCTCTCCTGACCCACAGCAGTGTTCATGTAGAGTTATGACTTAAGCTTACATTGGCTTATAACCTTGAAAAGTTTTTCTCAAAGAGGCAAAAATGCAAAGTTTTAGCCAAAAGAAGTATGTGAAACATGTGCCAGTTATGCTCTAAAAGTTCTCTTTGCCAGATGAAATATTTGTCCAGAGTCTGGAAAGACTAAATTAAGATGCAATCAAGACTAAATTTCATAGTCATGATGTAGTCTTTGATGGCAATTTTCTTACCTGTGAAATGCTGAATGAATTTGTCCTTCAGGTTTACATCTCTAGGAACAATCTCTGGAAAGGAAAAGCACTATTAGCTCGTCAGTCAATATTcatttcagaaacagaaaacctGTAAATAGCCACACACTGTAATCATAATGAGTaattgtggggaaaaaaatgataacAGTTTGTCATTGTCAAAATCACCCGCATCTATCGTGCATAATGCTGTAGGAATTTCCAAACATGTCAACAGTTCAACATAGAGCTGCACGATTAGGGCAACAATGATAATCCTGACTATTTTGCTAGATATTGCAATTCCGATTACTAATCCTGATAATTATTCTTTGTGATTTGAATGAGtttattgcacttttttcaTCTTATAtataaacaacaaataacataTAAACATCTTTTGACCACAGCAGACATTCTAAATGAAATGTTATATCTCAATATTGCTGAAATTCTACTATTATTAGGAAgtgtggaaactaaaatcgtGATATCCAGTATGTatatgattaattgtgcagtcATAGTTCAACAGCAGTGCAGCAAACATGTGGGACTTCTatgatggctacatctgtacatTACTCTCTATGGTGACCTGATGTCAGAGCATTGATTATAATGTAACAGTAATTCATAAGGGGGGTAAGAGCATGAAGCCCACCCATCCCCATTCACTGTCCACACAGACAGGTGTCTGATAGCACACTGGACATGCTAACAGGCTAAAGAGATTATTGTTTGGGAGTTGTAATGCAGATCAATGTCATGAGAGTAATTCCATGCCAGTAACATTATGTTACCCCGAGACCTAGGAATGAGTAGTACTTTACGCAGGAGAACGATGAAAGATAATCATTTAGCTATCTTTGGAAGCCACTGTGAGACTTTTGATTTCCACACATATACCTCTAATTAGGCCttatataacaaaacaaaacaacaaaacagcccTAATTACTCTAATTTACAGAGATAAACAGGCCTGCGGGTCTTATGGTTATATATGGAGGTATGGAGCATGTAGGGGCCAACCTAGCCAGAGctattagatagatagatgagtTTCCCTGTAATATGCCTGCTTATTATACAATGCCTAACATTAAAGTTATGATAAAGAGCTCACATTCTAAGCACTTTATAGTAAATTGAACAAAACAGTGGGGTTGCAGGCATCTGTCTGTTTCCTCCTCATTGCGTTCAAAACATCTCCTATCCTTACGTGACCGTTGATCTTTGGCAATGTCCCACGCACCAGTTGCTAATATGCTGTACTTAATATCCTCAAAAGGTAAATTCCGTTCAGTCAGTGGTTTGAGAGAGGTACTTTTCCAATTGCATAAGCTGGGGCCAAGACAGTTCTCGAACAATGTCAAGGCTCCAGTCAATCTTTGACCTCACAATGTCTGTGAAACATCTGTAAAATCATGATCTGGCTGATAGTTCTGGCAGAATCTGAagctgcaaataaacaaaccacACACCCCACTGCACTTTATAAACTCCAAATGGCGCTGAATCCTCCACCAATAACACACAATCCTAGACTACACTCTCAAGTTTAACTGCGTCTATTACAGCAATAAAAACAGGTACATGAAGGGTCTGTCCAGGATACTTATTCTTTATTACAGTCTGATTTGGGTAAGCCTCAAAGGCAAATTGTGGCTCGGCTCTTCAGACAATTGAAGAGATATGTATTAAGGACTTACCTGAATGGCTAAGTTCCAGCCAGGACATATTACATTGTGTAAGCCattaaaggcacagcaacacCAAGCACATTCTTACTTGTTGGAGACCGCAAAGACACATTGAAACCACCATTTGCTTCAGGGGAAATTAGCAAAGCTCAATATTGGTGGGAATGATATAGAATCTCGCCTTGCTTAAGTCAGATTGAGGAGCTCAAacaaagaacatgatccggacTTTAATAGTCTACACGGATAAGGAAGGTATTTATATAGTCTGTTCATATAGTCACGTCATTCCACAGCCAAAGTAAAAACAAGTGTATGAGTAACAATGATTGTAATGCAGGGCCATAAGTTACATGAATGTGGCACAGCGTAGTTCTGCTCTGTGTAATGTTTCATGCGCAGATGCTCTCCATTGGAGATGCTTTCAGGAACGTCATAGTGAgatggaggtggggagggggggatcaTTCATGTTTAAGATTCTACAATGAATCATACTGAATGAATCATTCACAAGTTTGGCGTGACAAGACTCCTCGATGAATTCCATGATACCTATCCATCCACTTTTGCATGTCACCTATTCATCAATTATTGTTTGGACGAGGGAGTGATATGTCTGTTGGAAGTGGTGGCAGGTGCACATTTGGGAGAAGCAGACATTTTTTGGCAATGAGAACATCTAGCGTACAGTAAATCCGACATATTCTCTATATCTTACAAAGGTGAACTATACCTGCATTATAGAAAATgaaacaggacaggagaggacagaaataCCTGCTAGACCCTGTGGTTTGTCTTTTAAGCAAACTATTGCCCAGTGTCATTTATTGATAGGCAATCCTCATTTCCCTTTTCCACTTTTCTTGGATTAAAAGAAACACAATACATAAACCAAGTTAACATTCCAGCCAGACTAAGTTGTGCTCCTAAATGAGGTGTGCTGCACATGCCAGACCAATGACAGCTGTCTCCCACGGTAAAATGGGGATTATGCTTTCATCATCAGTAcctaaaaataaatcttatcAGCTTACCTATGGGTCTACTGTTATCCAGCCTAGGAACATAGAAAGGCTTTTCGCGGGAGGAGAACTTCATGTCTTGTGCAGCAGTGAAGAGTCCACTGCTATAGCGCCTGGAGAGGGGCTTGTCCCGTTGCTGGCTGTCTCCGATAACCTGTAAGATTAGATCCAACAGggtccttctctctttctgcttgaCCTCCTTGCTGTCCATGCACTGGCCCGAGGTGATGAGCAGAAGGAAGATAGTCAACAGTATGTGCCATTTCCTCTCCACCTGCATGGCTTCACTGTCTGACAACACAAGCAAACAGAAGTCAAGTTACATTACACAGTGGTTAAATGGTTTCTGTTAAGTCCTACTTTTGAGACATGGATAAATGATATACTGCATTTTTACAACAACAAATAGATAACTATGGACTTTGCAACATGCATAACTCCAAAAGATGTCCCATGGTTGCTTGCCATTAGAGATCCTTCACATTTGTCAGAATTACTCaataacaaaaccaaaaactcGCATGTCAGAGTTAATGTTCATAGCCTCTAAAAGTGAGATTTGTCACCAGAAGTGGTTTGGTGCCCTCAACTTCAAGCAGGTGTATTTATGCTCAAATCAGCTGTAAGTCACTATGCATTTCAGCTGGTTCATTGCATGGGAAAAAAACCACACTAGGTAGGCTAATCTAACTTCAAACTTACTAGTTTAGGAGTGAAAGATGCTTATGTCCTCTTGAGTGGACACAATTGTCTTCAGCAAATTCCTCCAGGCGTTGTCTGCGGTCCCGATGGAAGAGAGAACAGCCAGCAGATTGCGTTCACCACCGTCTTTCTTGAAATAATGCGTCCCGTTTTATACGAGGAGCCAGCTTCTTGAAGGTAATACAATCGATATCGAGTGGGTGGTAAAGCAATGTTGACATCTTTGGTTCAATTTCTTCTAGTGGCAGTCGCTCCCTTTGGCATGCGCCCCTCCTTTACGCACCAAAACATCACTAGATGTAGTTTTACAGCACAATTCAACTCCAAGCAGAACTTACTCTTCTGAAGGCAAAACAATGCTATGCAATGTTAATTTGTAAAGAAGGGTCATGTTGAAatttccattgtaaaaaaaaaaaagaaagaacacgAAATAACTTGGTTGCGCGACAGTGCGTAAAAAGGTAGAGTTTCCAAAGTAAGTTATTGAGCGActtgttggatgttggatgcaGACAGAGGAGAATCTGTGGCCCTGTAAGCTTATAGCTGACCTGTCTGCTAATTGACGTGTCGATGTTTTTGTTCATCGATGTCCAAGTCTTGTGACCGCCTAAGCGCTGCAGAGAATGCGCTCCCAGGAACAGCCCTCAGACTGTTTTCAGCCCTAGTGAATGGAAATCTAATAATTGTGGTCTAGACTTATGAAATTCGAGGGTAcatgacaaaatgcactttgaAAGGAGTTGAAAAAGTTAGCAGACTACCGGCTCAATATGGCTTTTATGAGCCCTGCTTTAAAACTATATAGGAACTAAACAATATGAGTGTAATAACTGCATGAGGTCTGCAGGGAGGATAACAATATTTTAATCTATCACTTAGGCTATGGCAGGGACttaatattattaatttattttccctttatatTTTGCCAAATGGTAGTCTACAGTAGTTATACGGCATATGAACTTTGCATGCATTCCACACCATGCTGTAATGTCTTAATCAAGAACAATTACTGTTTCTTGCAATATACTGACCATATTCATTCATAGACTAAGATGGCTGTGAGATTCTAAAGGAAGGACGTCACCTAGTGGTGTGATATTAGTCTGTCTGCCGCGCAACGTGAAATAATAATATAGGCTGTGTTTGAAAATAGTTGCTTTTCCTTATCAAATTATTTCTAAAAGTTCACACTTTTCAGACAAATGCGTATTCTCCCCACATTGTTTTCACATCATGCATGCGCCATATGGCTACTTTCACATTCCCCTATTCatatagtattcccatgatgtcacatgcatttcctaccaatatggtgccttacatagacagttcattggctgtggctgtatttgattgtaatcagctgttaatttattacaatcacctgttgttttcctaccaagatggccgtgtgatgatgtaacagaatagcCTACTATGAATAATCAATGATTTAGTGGTAAATGAAAAGTTGGGTAAACTGACCTTCAGTCatcaggcaaacaaccaccaatatgaacaaaaatgaattatattttcaggaaaGCATTAATTCATACTTTTTCCCTTCATCATAACTTAGCAGTTATATAGAAGGTAGCAGTTTATctcactccactccactccactcacCACCTAATGTAGAATGTGATTAATTGTTAACCACATGGGTTACTTCCGGAATTACCGTTACTATGGAGACGGACAAGCAATGTCAACACTGAGAACTACCGTTATGTTTGATGCTTTATCTAACGTTAGATAAAGCTCACAACTTATTTGCTTACTAGAtatgaaacactgaaaacaaagtCACTCTCTGTGCCTGCAGCGACATGTCGCAAAGGTAAAGTTACCACAGCAACAGCTTTGCTAATGCTAGCCGGCGGCTAACTTATGTTAACTTTAGTTTTAGGCAAGCAAACCGAGGTAAAACTGCCATACTTTACATACGTAATACAATTATAGCTAACTTTGGATAACATTAGCTAGCTCTTGTAACTAAACGTTCTCTCTCTAGCCAAGTAAAAAAATGCAAGTGTGTTACATAAAGATACTTAGCTAGGTAGTGACCATGCAATTGTTAGTTAGCAGTCCACAACATAAGAGACAAGCAGACATATTGGTCAGGAGTTAATGCTATGTCAATGTGATTAGGATGAATATAAAATGGTATTTCAAGTTGCATTTAGGCTTTTTGGGTTTTCCAAATTATGGATAACATGTATAGCCTATCTTTGActtggcagcagggtggcctagtagTCACCAGGGGCCCAGAATATATATGGCAACACTAATGACAAGTTTGATATCACATATTCACCATGATCTGAACTATCCATTAACACTGCTAGAACTCATCAGACTGTTTGCTCTGCTGCAGTACATACAACAAGCTGTGGGCAGATGCCCAGGTAGAGCTGAGCAGTCTGCTGACTCAGGAGCTCCCTGCCCAGCCCCCTCGCCCAGAAAGGGACAGGGTGGTGTTCTTCCAGCGTCTGGCCACCCTTTACGTCCGCTACATCCAAATCTTCAGACAGCTGGAGGAAGCCTATGACCAGGTGGTCCACCCTCAGAAGAGGCGTGTTATTCGGGTGATTCTGGATGGCGTGATAGGAAGAGTGTTGGAGCTGAAGAATGAAATGGTGGAGAAGGAGTTCTCTGAGTACCACTACATGGACGATGTCCTCCAGGACCTGAAGCTCACACCTGTGAGTTTCAGTAGCCAGCTGAAATATTATGAAACTGGACTACTGAGAGTAACTGATCAAAATTTCGTTCACTTATCCATACCAggccttggctttagcagggaTGGCTCATCATAATGACATAGCCCGCTACAACAGCTGTTTTCTTTGGTTTCATCCTAGGCGGACATTGAGATCCCCATCCCTCGCTATTTCATCAGTGAACGCAGCAAAGAACTCCAACAGCGAACAATAATGCTGACAAGCATCTTCAAAATGATGGAAGTTACAGACAGCCCAAAAGTGAGTTGTAGACTGGCTACAGCTTAGTTAAGTatggaaacaaaatggaaaacagcATAAATGgtagttttcattcattcattcgttcattaattcattcatttattccaaTGAAGATTACAGTTTTTGATTGAGATGTCTTCTTAATCATAATGGGAATGTTTCTTTTGACGCATTATGAATGAgtttgtgtatttctttttaCGCTCCCCACAGCCTGTATTGGCCCGAGACCTGAATCGAGAGGAGGCCATTAAGATCATCCAGGTGGCGGAGAGGGCCCGCCAGGGACGCCTCAGGGCCAAGTTGATAGGAGAGATACATCGGGATATGGACAGGCAGTGGAGGACCAAAGACCCAGAGGCAGCTGACACTGAGTCGGCTGTGGTCTGCATTCAGAAGGTAACCTATCATCAACCTAACACTGCAgtgcctctccctctcacactagatggtgatttttttttttagaatgtgACAGACATATGACAATCATGATGAAAGATGTGTTTAAAGTGTTTAAATGTTATTTGCAGGTGTGGAGGGGTTacatacagaggaagaagacaaagaGGGCTCGGGATGAAGAGATGATTTTTCTGGGAATGGTGAGTCAAATGGGCCATCGCTTTACACTAATTATTTTGCACTGTAAAAATTGTTCTGTGACTTTTCATAAAGCCGTCCATACTTGGAACTATACTGCAGTTTGGACACTGTAAATATGTATACTGTCAGATGCTGTATCCTCTCGAAATCCTTTTTCTATAGTTGTCATGCTTAAATGGGAAGTAGAAAGAATACCAGTGTGCttaggtgattttttttctcaactttcACTTATGTCCTTTCACTCTGAGAACCTGGAACAAACAAAGGAGTGCAGGctttttccatttaaatgtGGTTGTTGCCCCCGTGTCTCTCAGGCCATGGAGCCAAAGCACCAGCAGCCCTGTCCTGCAGCGACCACTGCCCAGGCCAATAAAGCTCGCACACGGACTAAACAGGAGGAGCACGAGGAGGACTTCCAGAGGTCCATCGTGACTATCACAACCAAACTACGAGATGTGGAGGGGCCTGACATGAGCGAGAACATGAAAGACCAAATCCGGCAGTGGTTCGTCGAATGCCAGTAAGATGACACAGAGGGGGTGGTTATGACTGTTGTTATAATAGTGGAGTATTTACACAGTTATATTAATAGTGAATTTAATCAAGTAGTTgtgtttttacttattttttattcctcttttgtgtgcatttgttcaATAGTGATGCCACAGGATCTTTTCCAGACTACCCAGATGAAGAGGATGGAGGTTCAGCTCTCATCTTTGCTGAAAAAACCCCTCAACAGGTACACTACACCCTCAATCAAAAGTACGATTCACTGCATGCTATTACAGTTAGTTCACAGAAGGAGAATGAAGTTTTGTTTATGGgtgtatacatattttttttcagttaatgGAAGAAATTGCTgcaaaggaagaggaggatgccAACAACAAGCcaaaagggaaggaagaaaagaaggaaaagaaaggcaaggggaaggatggagaggaggtaAGGGCTTGCAGTTGTATTAAATGcagttgtgttttattgtgttatgTATTCTGATTAATCTCATCTAGATTTCCACCAGTCACATATAACCTCGACTGATAACAAAGTGGTCCATATAAACAGATCTGGTGCTCGATATTCCTGCATGTGCTTATGCTGCTGCGTTGCATTGCTGCCTCTGCTGCCACCACTCCTCCTGTATTAGCACTCAGAGATTCATGTTATGTTGTTATTGTCAATATTAGATTAATTAAGTGATATGCGTCCCTCAGGCTCTGTTCTGTACGCACCCATGGGGGTTTGTGTGCTCGGAGCCAAATCTGTGGCATGCTTGCATAGATTTGTTCTCTGAGCATCGTGGGAGCGGAGCCACactgccaaatacaactgtattaACATTTTTTGCAATAAATTGTTTTATCTTATGGCGCAAGTGTTCTGACTCAAATAAGGAATACGTGTGATTTGGCCTATTCGAATCAACCATCATCAGCTATTACCCTGCAGGGCAGTAAAATGCTGGGCGCTCAGTGAACCGTATAACTTTCTTCTGAaccgcaggaggaggagcaggcagGGTTGAAGATGCTACCTTCGGCTTTTCTGTCTGACTTGGAAGTGGGAAACAAAACCTTTGTAGGTAAGTTTAATAGAAAAGGCCAAGATACCCTATGGTTATTGGGGTGACAAGCAGCTTTGCTTACATCAGcattagacacacacaggccatccGAGCGTTTTACTGATACAGCTAACTTTGTAGCAGTGCTGTAAGTCTCTTGATGTGTGATAGTATTAGGAAGTTCTtaatttttatcattttacagtGTTTAGAGTGGAGATGTCCAAATTTATAGAAGTCGACATTGGTAACATCATGATAtgctaacaaaaatacaaattagaGATTTAGATTCAGTTAATCTAAAAatagggatttcctcctgctcctcctccccatcatcatcatctgtacaatatctgatttgtgtatataatgtgtgtataatgtatgtaatgtgtaatatctcatgtatataatgtaacctgttacaccaacaactcatatttattccagcgtctttgcactctgcaccattgcactattgccCTAGTATTGTTTAcgttgtacatagtagttaaatgtttaggttttaccttcatcttgttgtccttgtttttagctatatatttattctgtgtaagtacattgagAGCGACGAAAAACcagagtcaaattccttgtatgtgtacatacttggccaataaagctgattctgattctgattctgaatatGTGGTTTAGATGGGAATCTGCAAGCTGGGAATGATTATGTACCTCGCaagtgtgttttttcattttttctggcTAATCCCCACCTCTCCATGTACAGCGATACTTACCCGTTCAAGTTATAGCCTGAACTGAATGTTTGTCATCATCAGATGTTTGGCAGAACCGCAGCGAGTCCAGAAACTTCAGCCAGAGGCACGAGGCCGAGCTGatcaaggaggagaagaggaaagagattGAGGCAGACATTCGAGTTCAGGTGATGCTGGCAAACAGAATACAAAAAGTTTGCTAAGCATTACGTATTCTGAACAACACACATAAACGGCTTAGTCACAGAACTTGAATTAAATTAGACAACTAGAAAGTGACATTTTTTAGATTGCTTTAATGGAGAATCAGAGCCAATACTGTAATTGAAACTGCCAAATAGATCTGATCTGCCCAGTTTGAGAAAACCGCAGTGTTCTGGTATATGCATTTGGCATCTGATACTGTTCTGTGGGTTGTATCACCAAGCAGCTCAATGTCTCCGTCACTGGTGTTTAAAACTGATTGACAACGGTCTGCTCTGTTTGTCTCAGGTGGATGAGCTGATGAGACAGGAGCTGACTAACTGGAAGCTAGCTGTGGATAAAGACAAGGGTGGCAAAACCAAAGCAATTGCCAAGGTATTAACAcgtaaaagaaaaacatcaaaaatccACAACTTATCTTTTATAATGCTTCGGATGTTTGGTCATGTTTTACATTGATTACCTTGAGCTGTGTGCTGATGGTATTTATTTTACTTCCCAGAAAAAGAAAGGATCAAAGAgtgggaagaggaaaaaaaaagacaaagatctGACGGCTGATAGGTGAGGTGTGACTCACTTCACTAGCATATCACTTTAAGCAGAGTGTCGAGATGTATGCAATCCATTTCATTAGTTTAATTAGTGAAATGCAAATGCTGGAGaacatgatcacatcatttatTCACGTCTACTAGGACTCTTGAGTCTCTGTGTCAGGAGCTGGTGGAACAGGGCTTGTTGAAACAGACAAATAATGTTAAGCTGCAGGATTACTTGGGtaagatactgta
Coding sequences:
- the LOC139919008 gene encoding dynein regulatory complex protein 11, with translation MSQSTYNKLWADAQVELSSLLTQELPAQPPRPERDRVVFFQRLATLYVRYIQIFRQLEEAYDQVVHPQKRRVIRVILDGVIGRVLELKNEMVEKEFSEYHYMDDVLQDLKLTPADIEIPIPRYFISERSKELQQRTIMLTSIFKMMEVTDSPKPVLARDLNREEAIKIIQVAERARQGRLRAKLIGEIHRDMDRQWRTKDPEAADTESAVVCIQKVWRGYIQRKKTKRARDEEMIFLGMAMEPKHQQPCPAATTAQANKARTRTKQEEHEEDFQRSIVTITTKLRDVEGPDMSENMKDQIRQWFVECHDATGSFPDYPDEEDGGSALIFAEKTPQQLMEEIAAKEEEDANNKPKGKEEKKEKKGKGKDGEEEEEQAGLKMLPSAFLSDLEVGNKTFVDVWQNRSESRNFSQRHEAELIKEEKRKEIEADIRVQVDELMRQELTNWKLAVDKDKGGKTKAIAKKKKGSKSGKRKKKDKDLTADRTLESLCQELVEQGLLKQTNNVKLQDYLGDYSYLGTTLRQNDIEPMPSLSDVRQVLSLYAVLPLGSQVIHEKAPLIKAILLAGPAGVGKKMLVHTICQETGANLFDLSPLNTAGKYPGKSGLAMMLHMVFKVARLMQPSVIWIGDAEKMFYKKVPKEEKELDPKRLKKDLPKVLKLIKGEDRVLVVGTAEDPLSADIKSLCKVYSKIILIPRPDYGSRYIMWKQLIKKNGGEVTKALDLSSLAKISDGYTPGHMVQVIHGILTERRILQQAKRPLTAAEFVAPLAKIDPVFQDEEEALKNWYAKTPLGKKRIKAATGKEEEEAPVKGKDAKKKKGKK
- the alkal1 gene encoding ALK and LTK ligand 1 isoform X2 yields the protein MQVERKWHILLTIFLLLITSGQCMDSKEVKQKERRTLLDLILQVIGDSQQRDKPLSRRYSSGLFTAAQDMKFSSREKPFYVPRLDNSRPIEIVPRDVNLKDKFIQHFTGPVKFSSECRTHFHRLYHNTRDCSRPAYYKRCARLLTRLAMSPLCTQS
- the alkal1 gene encoding ALK and LTK ligand 1 isoform X1, with amino-acid sequence MQVERKWHILLTIFLLLITSGQCMDSKEVKQKERRTLLDLILQVIGDSQQRDKPLSRRYSSGLFTAAQDMKFSSREKPFYVPRLDNSRPIEIVPRDVNLKDKFIQHFTAGPVKFSSECRTHFHRLYHNTRDCSRPAYYKRCARLLTRLAMSPLCTQS